In a genomic window of Roseiflexus castenholzii DSM 13941:
- a CDS encoding NUDIX hydrolase encodes MVGKPSLLAHHKPIYAVGAVAYRYDARGRLQVLVIKKRNGYWTLPKGGVRPGEEHATALLRELREETGLVGIVEDEVAQVQYITPRRRLPRRKIVTYYLVRVALDAIAIPGAHPGEVIEQVRWVRPQGAQRRVKRKRIRNIIARAETCLRARNDQSVTESQ; translated from the coding sequence GTGGTCGGTAAACCATCGTTGCTTGCTCATCACAAACCCATCTATGCCGTTGGCGCGGTTGCCTATCGCTATGACGCTCGTGGACGATTGCAGGTATTGGTGATCAAAAAGCGCAACGGTTACTGGACGCTGCCCAAGGGCGGGGTGCGTCCAGGCGAAGAGCATGCCACAGCGCTGTTGCGTGAGTTGCGCGAAGAGACCGGACTGGTCGGCATTGTCGAAGATGAAGTCGCGCAGGTTCAATATATCACGCCGCGGCGGCGACTCCCACGACGCAAGATTGTGACATACTATCTGGTGCGCGTTGCATTGGACGCGATTGCCATTCCTGGCGCGCATCCCGGCGAAGTGATCGAACAGGTGCGTTGGGTGCGACCGCAAGGGGCGCAACGGCGGGTCAAACGCAAACGGATTCGCAACATCATCGCGCGCGCAGAAACATGCTTACGCGCGCGCAATGATCAGAGTGTAACAGAATCTCAATGA
- the ruvA gene encoding Holliday junction branch migration protein RuvA encodes MIASVRGTLIAVAADHVVIETGGIGWMIYAPRQVLAAPGDIGAEMRLFTCLIVREDALTLYGFKTVEQRQLFETLLSVTGVGPQAALNLLSSGTTDELRLAIATGDVARLARTPRIGKKLAERLVLELKGKLDIKGLPVAPGVSPAVAAVNAELSEMLVSLGFSSAEASTAIAALPPDAPLDLEERLRLALRYFGAR; translated from the coding sequence ATGATTGCTTCGGTGCGAGGAACCCTGATAGCAGTCGCTGCCGATCACGTCGTGATCGAAACCGGCGGCATCGGCTGGATGATCTATGCGCCGCGCCAGGTGCTCGCTGCGCCTGGTGACATCGGCGCTGAGATGCGCCTGTTCACCTGTCTGATCGTGCGCGAAGACGCACTCACTCTCTATGGCTTCAAGACGGTCGAACAGCGGCAGTTGTTCGAGACGCTCCTCAGTGTGACGGGCGTTGGTCCGCAGGCGGCGTTGAATCTGCTCTCATCGGGAACAACCGATGAACTGCGATTGGCGATTGCCACCGGCGATGTGGCGCGGCTGGCGCGCACGCCGCGCATCGGCAAGAAACTGGCGGAACGATTGGTGCTGGAACTCAAAGGTAAACTCGATATCAAAGGATTGCCTGTTGCGCCAGGCGTCTCCCCGGCAGTCGCCGCAGTGAACGCTGAACTATCCGAGATGCTCGTCAGCCTGGGGTTTAGCAGCGCCGAGGCGTCCACGGCAATCGCGGCGCTTCCGCCCGACGCCCCGCTCGACCTTGAAGAACGCCTGCGGCTGGCGCTGCGTTATTTCGGCGCCCGGTAA
- a CDS encoding PAS domain S-box protein has translation MNTTHAASSSAQVIRRIIAGFALALGSITVIALISYGWTQYILANERDRFNLLAANSLQLIRLQQIALAAEQVMDTSDPEIAAQARETLSAAIDEMAQSQQELSRMVATLPPDDPLWRLYADPATAFDARVQEFLARARRLRDTAPDPQHPDLQVIRRMALYDLPPLFRNASRLYVDARRSLLQTLDIMHATFLGVTLLALAFEGIFIFRPMVREARGYITQRDVSESRLRARERVTRALYDITSTSQLDHLQKVQALLEMGCDYFHMPVGVLTRIDGEELEIVAVRDPGHRMKPGERFPLADRYCAAVLDAGAPVIIDHASQSGWNDHRCYRLTRMEAYIGAPVQVRGTTAGTLCFASAMPRTTPFTDGDYDLIRLMAQWIGSEQDRLQTEAALRESEERFALLASVTTEGVIISEQGMIVDANAAAGTLFGVPPERLRGMPVFEFTTPEGREKVARALTTGYDRPYEVLARRIDGTLFPAEVTGRNIPYHGRTARVTTIRDISRQRLAEAALRASEERFRQLAENVNQVFWMSTPSLDQILYVNPAYERIWGRSCDSLYAQPSSLFEAIVPEDRERALALHRAEYARGYSIEFQILHTDGQQRWILTRAFPVINEAGAVYRIAAISEDVTERKQAEAELRAAMTALEVQYQTADRAQSELRAILDASSEVIALLAPDGAFLTVNRRFCDIFGVPADQVLGRRLIDMRAEIRWFFGDADEVYERMLSALQDAQDVFREQVVQLRPQHRELAIFSAPVWTANQVHLGRLYVFRDVTHERAVERMKSEFVAMVSHELRTPLTSIKGYIDMLLDGDAGPLAVEHQELLQIVKSNADRLLLLINDLLDMSRIEAGKLMLHRAPLDVRPLIRQVATALRPQLDAKHQRLNLDLSETPPDDAPPLMFGDAARVHQILTNVLSNAIKYTPQGGEISVRLSVEPPWMCIAVQDTGIGLTPEEQERIFDRFYRVRNRATREASGTGLGLAITRSLVDLHQGRITVESEAGRGSTFRICFPLLTSLDGINDDEALAQVSTGELT, from the coding sequence ATGAATACGACACACGCCGCCTCATCGTCAGCACAGGTGATCCGGCGCATCATTGCCGGTTTTGCGCTTGCGCTCGGCTCGATCACCGTCATTGCGTTGATCTCCTATGGATGGACGCAATACATCCTGGCAAACGAGCGTGATCGCTTCAATCTGCTGGCAGCCAACAGTCTGCAGCTCATCCGCCTTCAGCAAATTGCGCTCGCAGCGGAACAGGTGATGGACACGTCCGATCCCGAAATAGCGGCGCAGGCGCGAGAAACGTTGAGCGCCGCCATCGATGAGATGGCGCAGTCGCAGCAGGAACTATCGCGCATGGTGGCAACGTTGCCGCCGGACGATCCACTCTGGCGCCTGTACGCTGATCCGGCTACGGCGTTCGATGCGCGGGTGCAGGAGTTTCTCGCACGCGCCCGGCGCTTGCGCGATACTGCCCCTGATCCGCAGCACCCTGATCTCCAGGTGATCCGTCGGATGGCGCTGTATGACCTGCCGCCCCTCTTTCGCAACGCCTCCCGTCTATATGTCGATGCGCGTCGCAGCCTCCTGCAAACGCTCGACATCATGCATGCGACCTTTCTTGGCGTGACACTCCTGGCATTAGCGTTCGAGGGCATCTTCATCTTTCGCCCAATGGTGCGAGAGGCGCGCGGCTATATAACACAACGCGACGTAAGCGAATCTCGTTTGCGTGCGCGCGAACGGGTGACGCGCGCGCTCTATGACATCACCTCAACGTCGCAACTGGATCACTTGCAGAAAGTGCAGGCGCTTCTTGAGATGGGATGCGACTACTTCCACATGCCGGTCGGCGTATTGACTCGCATCGATGGCGAGGAACTCGAAATAGTCGCCGTGCGCGATCCTGGTCATCGGATGAAGCCTGGCGAACGTTTCCCGCTTGCTGATCGCTATTGCGCCGCCGTTCTCGACGCAGGCGCACCGGTGATCATTGATCATGCATCGCAATCCGGATGGAATGACCATCGCTGCTATCGGTTGACCCGCATGGAAGCATACATCGGCGCGCCGGTCCAGGTGCGCGGCACGACAGCGGGAACGCTCTGTTTTGCGAGCGCCATGCCCCGCACAACGCCGTTCACCGATGGCGATTATGACCTGATCCGACTGATGGCGCAATGGATCGGCAGTGAGCAGGATCGCCTGCAAACTGAAGCAGCGTTGCGCGAGAGTGAAGAACGCTTCGCGCTGCTCGCCAGCGTTACGACCGAAGGAGTGATTATCAGTGAGCAGGGGATGATCGTCGACGCCAATGCCGCTGCTGGAACTCTGTTTGGCGTGCCGCCGGAGCGTTTGCGCGGCATGCCGGTCTTTGAGTTTACGACGCCAGAAGGGCGCGAGAAAGTCGCGCGCGCGCTCACAACCGGCTATGATCGTCCTTATGAGGTGCTCGCCCGGCGTATCGATGGGACCCTCTTTCCCGCTGAGGTCACCGGTCGCAACATTCCCTATCACGGTCGCACGGCGCGCGTGACGACGATCCGCGATATTTCGCGGCAGCGACTGGCGGAAGCCGCACTCCGCGCCAGTGAAGAGCGGTTTCGCCAGTTGGCGGAGAACGTCAATCAGGTCTTCTGGATGTCTACTCCATCGCTCGACCAGATCCTGTACGTCAATCCGGCCTACGAACGCATTTGGGGGCGATCCTGCGATAGCCTGTATGCTCAACCGTCCTCGCTCTTCGAGGCGATTGTTCCTGAAGACCGCGAGCGAGCGCTTGCGCTTCATCGGGCAGAGTATGCGCGCGGATACAGTATCGAGTTTCAAATCCTGCACACCGACGGTCAGCAGCGCTGGATCCTGACCCGCGCATTCCCGGTGATCAACGAGGCGGGCGCCGTGTATCGCATCGCCGCGATTTCTGAAGATGTCACCGAGCGCAAACAGGCAGAGGCGGAATTGCGCGCCGCAATGACGGCGCTGGAAGTGCAGTATCAGACCGCAGATCGCGCCCAGAGCGAACTTCGCGCCATCCTCGACGCTTCCAGCGAGGTGATCGCCCTTCTCGCGCCAGATGGCGCGTTCCTGACCGTCAACCGTCGTTTCTGTGATATATTTGGCGTGCCTGCCGATCAGGTGCTGGGACGACGCCTGATTGATATGCGCGCCGAGATCCGGTGGTTCTTCGGTGATGCCGATGAGGTGTATGAGCGGATGCTCAGCGCGTTACAGGATGCTCAAGACGTCTTCCGTGAGCAGGTAGTGCAACTCAGACCGCAGCATCGTGAACTCGCCATCTTCTCCGCGCCGGTCTGGACTGCCAATCAGGTCCACCTTGGGCGACTCTACGTCTTCCGCGATGTCACCCATGAACGCGCCGTTGAACGCATGAAGTCCGAGTTTGTGGCGATGGTGTCGCATGAACTGCGCACGCCGCTGACTTCTATCAAAGGGTATATCGATATGCTGCTCGATGGCGATGCCGGACCGCTTGCCGTCGAGCATCAGGAACTTTTACAGATCGTCAAATCGAATGCCGACCGGTTGCTGCTCCTGATCAACGATCTGCTCGATATGTCGCGCATTGAGGCGGGGAAACTGATGCTCCACCGCGCGCCGCTCGATGTTCGCCCGTTGATCCGTCAGGTTGCCACAGCCCTGCGCCCGCAACTGGACGCAAAACACCAGCGTCTGAATCTGGACCTTTCTGAAACCCCTCCCGATGACGCGCCGCCGCTGATGTTCGGTGATGCGGCGCGTGTCCATCAGATTTTAACCAACGTGCTCTCGAATGCGATTAAGTATACACCTCAGGGTGGCGAGATTTCAGTTCGTCTCTCCGTGGAACCGCCGTGGATGTGCATCGCCGTGCAGGATACCGGCATCGGCTTGACCCCTGAGGAACAGGAGCGCATCTTCGATCGTTTCTACCGCGTGCGCAACCGTGCAACGCGCGAAGCCAGCGGAACCGGGCTTGGTCTGGCTATTACCCGGTCGCTGGTTGATCTGCACCAGGGGCGCATTACCGTTGAGAGCGAAGCAGGCAGAGGTTCGACGTTCCGGATCTGCTTTCCGCTGCTGACCTCGCTCGATGGCATCAATGACGATGAGGCATTGGCGCAAGTTTCGACGGGGGAACTGACGTGA
- a CDS encoding PP2C family protein-serine/threonine phosphatase: protein MNDLFEQISGQTPSVRHILVVDDDPDINRLLRARLTARGYDVSTAASGEEALTLLADSPADVIFLDISLPGMNGLQTLAEVRQRRLDAAVIMTTAFGSEQIAVEALRQGADDYLRKPFESDEFRRVLERTVQRLELERQNRVLRQQLEAHHRRLLSEMARAAEVQARLLPQMAPVLPGFQLAAECIPARDVGGDFYDWQQPAPHVLSFWLCDVMGKGLDAALLMATVRAVMRAVVRSSPPAEAMRYVAAALNDDLIQSGRFVTLFLAQLDAGSGRLAFIDAGHGLAFVRRANGSVETFDTPRGLPLGILPYEQYDQREVVMNPGDALVVYSDGLIDARVDLNLTPQALADQLCGAASALAMLDRLVTLLAPVQTPPDDMTLLVLYRKTDQG, encoded by the coding sequence GTGAACGATTTGTTCGAGCAGATCAGCGGACAGACGCCTTCTGTGCGCCACATTCTGGTGGTCGATGACGATCCCGACATCAATCGGCTGCTGCGCGCGCGTCTTACCGCGCGCGGGTACGATGTTTCGACCGCTGCCAGCGGTGAAGAGGCGCTGACGCTGCTCGCCGATTCACCCGCAGATGTGATCTTTCTCGATATTTCGTTGCCCGGTATGAACGGGCTGCAAACGCTGGCGGAGGTGCGACAGCGCAGGTTGGATGCAGCCGTGATCATGACCACAGCGTTCGGTTCCGAGCAAATTGCGGTCGAGGCGTTACGCCAGGGCGCCGATGACTATCTGCGCAAACCGTTCGAGTCGGACGAGTTTCGTCGGGTGCTGGAACGCACCGTCCAGCGTCTGGAACTCGAACGCCAGAATCGCGTGTTGCGCCAACAACTCGAAGCGCATCATCGCCGCCTGTTGAGCGAAATGGCGCGCGCCGCCGAGGTGCAGGCGCGCCTGTTGCCGCAAATGGCGCCGGTGCTGCCGGGTTTTCAACTCGCTGCCGAGTGCATCCCCGCCCGCGATGTTGGCGGTGATTTCTACGACTGGCAGCAACCGGCGCCGCATGTGCTCAGTTTCTGGTTGTGCGATGTGATGGGGAAAGGGCTGGATGCAGCACTGCTGATGGCGACCGTGCGCGCCGTGATGCGCGCTGTTGTGCGGAGCAGCCCGCCTGCCGAGGCGATGCGCTATGTGGCTGCCGCACTGAACGATGACCTGATCCAATCAGGACGGTTCGTGACCCTTTTCCTGGCGCAACTCGATGCTGGCAGTGGACGACTCGCCTTCATCGACGCCGGTCATGGGCTGGCATTCGTGCGGCGCGCCAATGGCAGCGTCGAAACGTTCGATACGCCGCGCGGATTACCACTTGGCATCCTGCCATATGAACAGTATGATCAGCGCGAGGTGGTGATGAATCCAGGCGATGCGCTCGTTGTATATAGCGATGGTCTGATTGATGCGCGCGTTGATCTCAATCTGACGCCGCAAGCGCTGGCGGATCAGTTGTGCGGCGCTGCCAGCGCTCTGGCAATGCTCGACCGCCTCGTGACGCTGCTGGCGCCGGTACAGACGCCGCCGGACGATATGACGTTGCTGGTGCTGTATCGGAAGACGGATCAGGGTTGA
- a CDS encoding cellulose biosynthesis cyclic di-GMP-binding regulatory protein BcsB — translation MLLILSVLVFTVAPSTPIAAAQAQTDADTYRFADLGYGDRTARTMYGNLDYFFPVPAGEEPLEGARLDLVYSHSPLLDSERSTMTIVVNGLSVQSVRLTSDTRARATLTVPLPLSVFGGDGFFVQVRFHMRLTRDECEETRNPALWATIHGDSRLTLPTQSISAYRLDQFNWLFAPPPDHRPPLALVIPAEPSPEELEAAGLVAFQLGRRAAAIRAEPRLEVFTTPPDRAGVIVGSAPALAAMLPWGVVDWDGRAVTMAGIPISTDHGVLALAESSVPRLLVSGATPSAVRLAAQTLNDPDRRTLLDGAYVAVTDAPVAAPSSLPWANGAASFAQLGVSSRTVIGPGEHRIDLAFTRPAGWQLHDGSVLTLDVEATPAVRQETSWIAASVNGIDLGAQPLKLTEPNPHRYTFALPADLLTATLDGRAVRYLDLTVRLFLDPPETGCVVVDGDSLRATLLPTSAWRLPHSVSSAFDLGRFPAPLLSVDTSLPLIIVLPQQPAAAERAVALQLLAALGRWADADGLPPPRLVTVDQVNERSGRHLILIGGAERNTLSAEAIARQPDRFAARQTVVYRPNETAQGRLVLGPSPWQRDAGVLIIDGATPDDLAIGVTALERRETLERLRGPVALIRQDAPPQTGPAAAAPPSSLTPQIETSLLERLAGWQIAGAVLLGAFLSALVILLTIQVRGRTRRRG, via the coding sequence ATGCTGCTCATACTGAGTGTGCTCGTCTTCACGGTGGCGCCTTCGACGCCAATCGCTGCGGCACAGGCACAGACCGACGCGGACACCTATCGCTTCGCCGATCTTGGCTACGGCGACCGGACGGCGCGGACGATGTATGGCAATCTGGACTATTTCTTTCCGGTTCCCGCAGGCGAAGAACCACTCGAAGGCGCGCGCCTGGACCTGGTATACAGCCACTCGCCGCTCCTCGACTCCGAACGCTCGACAATGACCATTGTTGTTAATGGTCTGTCGGTTCAGAGTGTGCGCCTGACCTCCGACACACGCGCGCGCGCGACCCTGACCGTTCCGCTGCCACTCTCGGTGTTCGGCGGCGATGGGTTTTTCGTCCAGGTGCGCTTTCATATGCGCCTGACCCGTGATGAGTGCGAGGAGACGCGCAATCCGGCGCTGTGGGCCACTATCCACGGCGACTCGCGGTTGACGCTGCCCACTCAATCAATCAGTGCGTATCGTCTCGATCAGTTCAACTGGTTGTTCGCGCCTCCTCCTGACCATCGCCCGCCGCTGGCGCTGGTCATTCCTGCCGAACCGTCGCCGGAAGAACTCGAAGCCGCCGGGCTGGTCGCTTTTCAACTGGGGCGTCGGGCTGCCGCAATCCGCGCCGAGCCCCGACTGGAGGTTTTCACGACGCCTCCCGACCGCGCCGGTGTCATCGTCGGTAGTGCTCCGGCGCTGGCAGCGATGCTGCCGTGGGGCGTTGTCGATTGGGATGGGCGCGCGGTGACTATGGCGGGCATTCCGATCTCGACCGATCACGGTGTGCTGGCGCTGGCGGAGAGCAGCGTGCCGCGTCTGCTCGTCAGCGGAGCGACGCCATCGGCAGTGCGCCTTGCTGCCCAAACGTTGAATGATCCTGACCGCCGCACATTACTGGATGGCGCGTATGTGGCAGTGACCGATGCGCCGGTTGCTGCACCTTCGTCGTTGCCATGGGCGAATGGCGCTGCCAGTTTCGCCCAACTTGGCGTATCGTCCCGTACCGTCATTGGTCCCGGTGAGCACCGGATCGACCTGGCGTTCACCCGCCCCGCCGGTTGGCAGTTGCATGATGGCAGCGTGTTGACCCTCGATGTGGAGGCGACTCCGGCAGTGCGACAAGAAACGTCGTGGATCGCCGCCAGTGTCAACGGTATTGACCTGGGTGCGCAACCGCTTAAGTTGACAGAACCCAACCCACATCGTTATACGTTCGCGCTTCCCGCCGATCTCTTGACCGCCACGCTCGACGGTAGAGCGGTGCGCTATCTCGATCTGACCGTGCGCCTGTTCCTCGATCCGCCAGAGACAGGATGCGTGGTTGTTGACGGCGATAGTTTGCGTGCAACGTTGCTCCCCACTTCTGCCTGGCGCCTTCCGCACAGCGTCAGTTCCGCCTTCGATCTGGGGCGTTTTCCCGCGCCGCTCCTCAGTGTCGATACCTCGCTGCCGTTGATCATCGTGCTGCCGCAGCAACCTGCGGCGGCGGAACGCGCCGTAGCGTTGCAATTGTTGGCAGCGCTTGGACGCTGGGCGGATGCCGACGGCTTGCCGCCGCCGCGCCTGGTCACCGTTGATCAGGTGAATGAACGCAGTGGACGCCATCTCATCCTGATTGGTGGGGCTGAGCGCAACACACTGAGCGCCGAAGCCATCGCTCGCCAACCAGATCGGTTCGCTGCCCGTCAAACGGTGGTGTATCGACCGAATGAAACCGCTCAGGGACGCCTGGTGTTGGGTCCTTCACCCTGGCAACGCGATGCCGGGGTGTTGATCATCGACGGCGCTACGCCAGATGATCTTGCTATCGGCGTCACTGCGCTCGAACGGCGCGAAACGCTCGAACGACTGCGCGGTCCGGTCGCGCTGATACGGCAGGACGCTCCGCCGCAGACCGGTCCTGCCGCTGCCGCACCGCCGTCCAGTCTGACGCCGCAGATCGAAACGTCGCTCCTTGAGCGACTTGCGGGATGGCAGATCGCCGGGGCAGTTCTGCTTGGCGCATTCCTGAGCGCTCTCGTCATTCTGCTGACCATTCAGGTGCGTGGTCGCACACGGCGGAGGGGATGA
- a CDS encoding glycosyltransferase has protein sequence MMSHVVHMLWLDDPDVRAELRLRLLRVLVATNLLLGFLYLSWRYTATINWAAWPIALGLVVAETYSYIDAWLFGLTLWRLKQRGEPPPPPSQATVDVFITCYNEPVEIVRETAIAARDIRYPHRTYLLDDGNSSAMRAMAQEIGIGYLVRSEEWKGKQRHAKAGNLNNALCQTNGEFVLVLDADQIPSPDILDRTLGYFADERVALVQTPQWFYNVPPDDPLGSQAPLFYGPIMQGKDGWNAAFFCGSNAILRREALMQIGIANYVRDLELRVQRALRTAETLLRRAVRQAQAVNNGAALAAINDLQAAVRASRRMLREGRPIQEVTWYFQQRAAAAARPLVVEDLARLRAEVATIPGLNEDEDLTTNLSRSLDDETILHELTIRERSPLAAIATVRELLLAVDVDRSDEAQPVMPLATISVTEDMATAMRLHAAGWRSVYHDEILARGLAPEDLRSALQQRLRWAQGTIQVMLRENPLFIRRLGWGQRLMYFATMWSYLSGFFSVIYLAAPILYLIFGMLPVRAQAEEFFWRLVPYLITNELVFAVAGWKRATWRGHQYSLALFPLWIRAVISAIGNVYAGRPLGFVVTPKVRQGGMHLWGQLRLVRIQVITMALLILSAIWGLGRLALGVQTEGIPTLVNIFWIGYDLLMLSVVIDAALYQPEEQEQSMAADRGFGAGPIPTPTEGGMGG, from the coding sequence ATGATGAGTCATGTCGTCCACATGCTGTGGCTCGACGATCCCGACGTGCGCGCGGAATTGCGCCTGAGGCTGCTGCGCGTTCTGGTTGCCACGAACCTGCTCCTCGGCTTCCTGTACCTGAGTTGGCGCTACACCGCCACGATCAACTGGGCCGCCTGGCCCATTGCTCTTGGTCTGGTGGTTGCTGAAACATACAGTTACATTGACGCCTGGCTGTTCGGGTTGACCCTCTGGCGACTGAAACAGCGCGGTGAACCGCCTCCTCCGCCCTCTCAGGCCACAGTCGACGTCTTCATTACCTGCTACAACGAACCGGTTGAGATTGTGCGCGAAACGGCTATCGCTGCGCGCGATATTCGCTATCCACATCGCACCTACCTGCTCGACGACGGCAATTCCTCTGCGATGCGCGCCATGGCGCAAGAGATCGGAATCGGGTATCTGGTGCGATCTGAGGAATGGAAGGGTAAGCAACGCCACGCCAAAGCGGGGAACTTGAACAATGCCCTCTGCCAGACCAATGGCGAATTTGTGCTCGTGCTGGACGCCGACCAGATTCCATCGCCCGACATTCTGGACCGCACACTCGGTTACTTTGCCGACGAGCGCGTGGCGCTGGTGCAGACGCCACAGTGGTTCTACAACGTTCCACCGGATGATCCGCTCGGCAGTCAGGCGCCCCTCTTTTATGGACCGATCATGCAGGGTAAGGACGGCTGGAACGCGGCGTTCTTCTGCGGTTCCAACGCCATTCTGCGGCGTGAAGCGCTGATGCAGATTGGCATCGCCAACTATGTGCGCGATCTGGAATTGCGCGTACAGCGCGCCTTGCGCACTGCGGAAACCCTGTTGCGTCGCGCCGTGCGGCAGGCGCAAGCCGTTAACAATGGCGCAGCGCTGGCAGCGATCAACGATCTTCAGGCGGCAGTGCGCGCGAGTCGGCGCATGCTGCGCGAAGGGCGACCGATCCAGGAAGTGACCTGGTACTTCCAGCAGCGCGCTGCCGCCGCCGCGCGTCCGCTCGTTGTTGAAGACCTGGCGCGTCTGCGGGCAGAAGTGGCAACCATTCCAGGTCTCAATGAGGACGAGGATCTGACCACCAATCTCAGTCGGTCACTCGATGATGAAACGATTCTGCACGAACTGACGATACGTGAACGCTCACCGCTGGCAGCCATCGCCACCGTGCGCGAACTGCTGCTGGCAGTGGATGTTGATCGCTCCGATGAAGCGCAGCCGGTCATGCCACTGGCAACTATCTCGGTCACCGAAGACATGGCAACGGCGATGCGGCTCCACGCGGCGGGGTGGCGCTCAGTCTACCACGACGAAATCCTGGCGCGCGGGCTGGCGCCGGAGGACCTGCGTTCGGCGCTCCAGCAGCGCCTCCGTTGGGCGCAGGGCACCATTCAGGTGATGCTGCGAGAAAACCCGCTCTTCATACGGCGATTGGGCTGGGGACAACGCCTGATGTATTTCGCTACGATGTGGAGTTACCTCTCAGGGTTTTTCAGCGTCATTTACCTTGCTGCTCCGATTCTCTACCTCATCTTCGGCATGCTGCCGGTGCGCGCTCAGGCAGAAGAGTTCTTCTGGCGGCTCGTTCCTTACCTGATAACGAATGAGCTGGTCTTTGCCGTCGCAGGTTGGAAGCGCGCAACCTGGCGTGGGCACCAGTACAGCCTGGCGCTTTTTCCGCTCTGGATTCGGGCAGTGATCAGCGCCATTGGCAATGTCTACGCCGGGCGACCGCTGGGATTCGTGGTGACGCCAAAGGTGCGGCAGGGAGGGATGCATCTCTGGGGGCAACTGCGTCTGGTGCGCATCCAGGTTATCACAATGGCGCTGCTGATACTATCGGCAATCTGGGGGTTGGGGCGTCTGGCGCTTGGTGTTCAGACGGAAGGCATTCCAACCCTGGTCAACATCTTCTGGATCGGGTATGATTTGCTCATGCTGAGCGTTGTGATCGACGCGGCGCTCTATCAACCGGAGGAGCAGGAACAGTCAATGGCGGCGGATCGAGGATTTGGGGCGGGTCCGATCCCAACCCCCACAGAAGGCGGAATGGGCGGATAG
- a CDS encoding STAS domain-containing protein has protein sequence MTLLSEPCDDGITIVRMDGRLDLVTAAQVKQQLTELVASGHRRLIFDLDRVSFVDSSGLGALISGLKVARQAGGDLRIARANQQVRTLLNLTMLERVLRPYETLEEARAGYSQIVAD, from the coding sequence ATGACACTCCTGAGTGAGCCTTGTGATGATGGCATCACCATTGTGCGGATGGACGGTCGCCTCGATCTGGTTACGGCGGCGCAGGTCAAGCAACAACTGACTGAACTGGTCGCCAGTGGTCATCGACGATTGATCTTCGATCTGGATCGCGTCAGTTTCGTAGATAGTTCCGGACTTGGCGCGCTGATCAGCGGGCTGAAGGTTGCGCGGCAGGCGGGTGGCGACCTGCGGATCGCGCGCGCCAATCAACAGGTGCGCACATTGCTCAACTTAACGATGCTGGAGCGAGTCTTGCGACCTTACGAGACGCTCGAGGAGGCACGCGCTGGCTACTCCCAGATCGTTGCTGATTGA
- a CDS encoding ATP-binding protein, which yields MLIEAYVATQTIDEGLDALHDMIDRFWDDAARIDRLPSDRWRHLFTMALAEVAANGLRHAYPPDAAERPLRVRLRLFPDRIEALLIDQGVPYQPIASAPHALDDETDIALLPEGGYGLFIARSALESLRYRRTRSGYNCWKLVKKI from the coding sequence TTGCTGATTGAAGCATACGTCGCCACACAGACAATCGATGAAGGACTTGATGCGCTCCACGACATGATCGACCGCTTCTGGGACGACGCTGCGCGCATTGATCGATTGCCCTCCGATAGATGGCGACACCTTTTCACAATGGCGCTAGCAGAAGTGGCAGCAAACGGGTTACGTCACGCCTATCCGCCCGATGCCGCCGAGCGACCGTTACGGGTGCGGCTGCGCCTTTTTCCCGATCGCATCGAGGCGTTGCTGATCGATCAGGGCGTGCCCTACCAACCAATCGCTTCCGCTCCCCACGCGCTCGACGACGAAACCGACATCGCTCTGCTGCCAGAAGGCGGGTATGGGCTGTTCATCGCGCGTTCGGCGCTCGAATCGCTGCGTTACCGTCGCACCCGCAGTGGGTACAACTGCTGGAAGCTGGTCAAAAAAATATAG